A genome region from Fusarium musae strain F31 chromosome 5, whole genome shotgun sequence includes the following:
- a CDS encoding hypothetical protein (EggNog:ENOG41), which yields MGLFSRKDKTPKGDQAINTSQSNVSVNSHSSSLRSPAPGANRNPLNRTSATSTSPGGPMSPVKLPKIDLPRPPDPQLDPAGYLRSLGAVRERSKIVTDKALRNELKHFDVDMGKFPDVVTFVTGIIKRDYDAPFLSIPGHGRYQHFAVGGRDRIAQLLSTWPTNVDNTERCRRLIDLFLVSVLLDAGAGTSWQYKSNENGRVYRRSEGIAVASLEMFKSGLFSGNPNNKFQVDKDGLKNLTVEKLAAGLQSKPGNEMGGIQGRTDLLVRLGEALAAKDDFWGFEGRPGCLIDHLLGHPSTQASSMLIVPLPVLWNVLMTGLAPIWPANRTAINGVSLGDAWPCQAMPQPGTSPKVSAFPNSSNAAAWESILPFHKLTQWLTYSLMQPMQQLLKMHFAGTELLTGLPEYRNGGLFVDMGVLNLRKDDLERGLQNYNEWVQRTGAKGVEVAPMFEPSDDVIVEWRGVTVGFLDMLCVEVNKALKPELGGNELTLAQLLEAGSWRGGREIAEINRPNTKEPPILIESDGTVF from the exons ATGGGCCTGTTTTCTCGTAAAGACAAGACGCCAAAGGGCGACCAGGCCATCAACACCTCCCAATCCAATGTGAGCGTAAACTCGCATTCTTCGAGCTTGAGATCTCCTGCTCCTGGCGCCAACCGCAACCCCCTCAATCGAACTTCAGCTACCAGTACATCCCCCGGTGGCCCAATGTCTCCAGTCAAACTCCCAAAGATCGATCTCCCTCGACCTCCGGACCCTCAGCTCGACCCTGCTGGTTACTTGCGAAGTCTTGGTGCTGTGAGAGAGCGAAGCAAGATTGTCACTGACAAGGCGCTGCGCAATGAGTTGAAGCATTTCGATGTAGATATGGGCAAGTTTCCTGATGTGGTTACTTTTGTTACTGGAATTATCAAG CGAGACTATGATGCACCCTTCCTCAGCATTCCTGGCCATGGCAGATACCAGCACTTTGCTGTCGGAGGTCGAGATCGCATTGCCCAGCTTCTTTCCACCTGGCCCACCAATGTGGATAACACAGAGCGATGCCGACGTTTGATCGACCTTTTCCTAGTCAGCGTTCTTCTAGATGCGGGCGCTGGCACTTCCTGGCAATACAAGAGTAATGAGAATGGTCGCGTGTACAGAAGATCAGAGGGTATCGCAGTTGCCAGCTTGGAGATGTTCAAGAGT GGATTGTTTTCTGGAAACCCCAACAACAAATTCCAGGTCGACAAGGATGGTCTCAAGAATCTCACCGTCGAGAAGCTCGCTGCTGGTCTTCAATCAAAACCTGGCAATGAAATGGGTGGTATTCAGGGTCGCACCGATCTCCTGGTCCGCCTGGGAGAAGCTTTAGCCGCTAAGGACGATTTCTGGGGCTTTGAGGGTCGCCCTGGATGCTTAATCG ACCATCTCCTCGGCCACCCCTCAACACAAGCTTCGTCTATGCTTATCGTTCCCCTGCCCGTCCTGTGGAACGTCCTAATGACCGGTCTCGCTCCCATCTGGCCCGCAAACCGAACCGCGATCAACGGTGTCTCTCTCGGCGACGCTTGGCCCTGCCAGGCTATGCCTCAACCTGGCACATCTCCCAAGGTTTCCGCTTTCCCCAACAGCTCAAACGCCGCTGCTTGGGAATCTATTCTTCCTTTCCACAAGCTCACCCAATGGCTCACCTACTCACTCATGCAACCGATGCAACAACTCCTCAAGATGCACTTTGCCGGAACAGAATTGCTTACTGGTCTGCCCGAGTATCGAAACGGTGGTCTTTTCGTCGATATGGGtgtcttgaacttgagaaaGGATGATTTGGAGAGGGGTCTTCAGAACTACAACGAGTGGGTACAACGGACAGGCGCCAAGGGCGTCGAGGTGGCACCCATGTTTGAGCCCAGTGACGATGTCATCGTTGAGTGGAGAGGTGTCACAGTCGGGTTCCTCGATATGCTGTGCGTCGAGGTCAACAAGGCGCTGAAGCCAGAGCTGGGTGGAAATGAATTGACTTTGGCACAGTTGCTAGAGGCCGGTAGCTGGAGG GGCGGCCGCGAGATTGCTGAGATCAACAGACCTAATACCAAGGAGCCCCCGATCCTTATCGAGAGCGACGGCACCGTATTCTAA
- a CDS encoding hypothetical protein (EggNog:ENOG41): MLPSRGIVRSLPSGAFQRPCGPSMSRTLGRKFDARQFGTVMKSARTPLTAGTRVGVRNIAAPVVLGGIASSRQLSLWGYNIYGKKKTEEPAVEAVTTPEAPTPPETIDPTPINEAPTPAADKLADVTQSAEPSSVLPSEFDLESIADLANPSILTMPENIGFLKEIGLDYGWGPTSVMQWLLEHVHVYTGLGWGGSIVATALLLRVIMIYPQLRSVKFSAATAKMKADPRSQESLELLKKGYQTGDREMIQKGQFIGNMVRKEYGTEIKNMFWAFVQIPFSFGLFRVINGMIHIPVPSMEDAGWAWFADLTVADPFYTLPIAGTVLLVGTLKLNSKYTPPEQKAMMQNMVYVMSAVTLIATSFLGAGVNLMMVTTGAATCVTAAILNNESVRRALDLPIPKIVEPVYKPPRVTQAKGFEGIRERLTDNLDNMKKSVSDSVGNMTNQYSGTAEERAEKARKEQIQKLENMRRKLERDEFEKKYKR, translated from the exons ATGCTTCCCAGCCGAGGAATTGTGCGCTCTTTGCCTTCGGGCGCTTTCCAGAGGCCATGTGGTCCTTCT ATGTCGAGGACCCTGGGTAGAAAATTCGATGCTCGACAGTTCGGCACGGTGATGAAGAGCGCTCGCACACCTCTTACGGCTGGGACAAGAGTCGGTGTCAGGAACATTGCTGCGCCTGTTGTTTTGGGGGGAATTGCTTCGTCAAGGCAGCTCTCACTATGGGGTTATAACATCtatggaaagaagaagacagaagAGCCCGCTGTTGAAGCCGTCACAACGCCAGAAGCTCCCACTCCTCCCGAGACTATCGATCCTACACCCATTAACGAAGCTCCTACTCCTGCCGCCGACAAGCTCGCAGATGTGACACAGTCTGCTGAACCTTCTTCCGTTCTGCCCTCCGAATTCGACCTCGAAAGCATTGCCGACCTCGCCAACCCCAGCATCCTCACCATGCCCGAGAACATCGGTTTCCTGAAGGAGATTGGCCTCGATTACGGCTGGGGTCCTACATCCGTCATGCAATGGCTTCTCGAGCACGTTCATGTCTATACCGGTCTGGGATGGGGTGGCTCAATTGTCGCAACAGCCCTCTTATTACGTGTCATCATGATCTACCCTCAACTTCGTAGTGTCAAGTTCAGCGCTGCTACGGCCAAGATGAAGGCGGATCCTCGTTCTCAGGAAAGTCTGGAACTATTGAAGAAGGGCTACCAAACAGGTGACCGGGAGATGATTCAAAAGGGACAGTTTATCGGCAACATGGTCCGAAAGGAATACGGCaccgagatcaagaacatgtTCTGGGCTTTTGTCCAGATTCCCTTCAGTTTCGGTCTGTTCCGAGTCATCAACGGCATGATTCACATCCCAGTTCCTTCTATGGAGGACGCTGGCTGGGCATGGTTCGCCGACCTTACGGTTGCCGATCCCTTTTACACCCTCCCTATTGCTGGTACCGTTCTCTTGGTCGGCACCCTGAAG CTCAACTCTAAATACACACCCCCTGAGCAAAAGGCCATGATGCAGAACATGGTCTACGTCATGAGCGCAGTCACTCTAATCGCTACAAGCTTCCTCGGCGCTGGCGTCAACCTCATGATGGTTACCACCGGAGCTGCCACATGCGTCACAGCCGCCATCCTCAACAACGAGTCCGTCCGTCGCGCCCTCGACCTTCCCATCCCCAAGATCGTGGAGCCCGTCTACAAGCCTCCCCGCGTCACCCAGGCCAAGGGTTTCGAGGGCATTCGTGAGCGTCTCACCGACAACCTCGACAATATGAAGAAGAGCGTCTCCGACTCAGTCGGCAACATGACAAATCAGTACAGCGGCACCGCTGAGGAGCGAGCTGAGAAGGCGAGAAAGGAGCAGAttcagaagcttgagaacatGCGACGAAAGTTGGAgcgtgatgagtttgagaagaagtACAAGCGATGA